A stretch of the Parabacteroides timonensis genome encodes the following:
- a CDS encoding ribose-phosphate pyrophosphokinase yields the protein MSAQTPFLVFSGTNSRYLAEKICNSLGCPLGQMNIQHFADGEFSVSYEESIRGRDVFLVQSTFPNSDNLMELLLMIDAAKRASAHSVIAVVPYFGWARQDRKDKPRVSIGAKLIADMLSTAGIDRLITMDLHADQIQGFFNVPVDHLYASSIFLDYIKNELPLDNLCIATPDVGGTKRASSYSKYLGLPMVICHKSRLRANEVAEMRIIGDVEGLDVLLVDDMVDTAGTITKAANLMLENGAKSVRAIASHAVMSDPASTRVDQSALTEMIFTDSIPYAKKCEKVKVLSVADMFAEAIRRVCSGESISSLYAI from the coding sequence ATGAGTGCACAAACTCCTTTCTTGGTGTTTTCGGGAACCAACTCCCGGTATCTTGCAGAGAAAATTTGCAATAGTCTTGGTTGTCCTCTGGGACAGATGAACATTCAACACTTTGCTGACGGTGAATTTTCAGTTTCTTACGAAGAGTCTATCCGCGGCCGCGATGTGTTCCTGGTTCAATCAACATTTCCTAATTCGGACAATCTGATGGAGCTTCTCCTGATGATTGATGCTGCTAAACGTGCTTCTGCACACTCTGTAATTGCTGTCGTTCCTTATTTTGGTTGGGCCCGTCAGGACAGAAAGGATAAACCCCGTGTGTCTATCGGTGCGAAACTGATCGCTGATATGTTGAGTACAGCCGGTATCGACCGTTTGATTACTATGGACTTGCATGCTGACCAGATCCAGGGATTCTTTAATGTTCCGGTGGATCATTTGTATGCTTCTTCCATCTTCCTTGATTATATTAAAAACGAACTGCCTCTCGATAACTTGTGTATCGCGACTCCGGATGTGGGTGGTACGAAACGTGCCAGCAGCTATTCCAAGTATCTGGGATTACCGATGGTTATCTGTCATAAGTCACGTTTACGTGCCAATGAGGTGGCAGAAATGCGTATCATTGGTGATGTAGAAGGTCTGGATGTCCTTTTGGTAGACGATATGGTGGATACAGCCGGTACAATCACGAAGGCTGCCAACCTGATGTTGGAGAACGGTGCGAAGTCGGTTCGCGCTATTGCCAGCCACGCTGTTATGTCTGATCCGGCTTCAACACGTGTTGACCAGTCGGCGCTGACTGAAATGATCTTTACAGACTCTATTCCTTACGCTAAGAAATGCGAAAAGGTGAAGGTATTGTCTGTCGCTGATATGTTTGCCGAAGCAATCCGTCGTGTTTGCAGTGGCGAGTCTATCAGTTCTTTGTATGCTATTTGA
- a CDS encoding dipeptidyl-peptidase 3 family protein has translation MRNTIVSLMTAMALTACAGPKENKGQAPQEDFNYVVDQFADLQILRYQVPGFESLSLKQKQLLYHLSQAALMGRDIFFDQNCRYNLPIRRTLETIYTTYKGNREDAQFKALETYLKRVWFSSGIHHHYAEDKFVPGFTPEFFKSCLEQVDVANLPLREGQTLEQFVAEISPVIFDPSVLAKRTVQSGDQDLILASANNYYGGGVTEKEVEDFYTAMKAGKDTITPISYGLNSRLVKENGKIVEKVWKVGGLYSAAIEQIVGELQKAVPFAENDAQKAIIEKLIEYYQTGDLKTFDAYSILWVEDTTSDVDFVNGFIETYGDPLGMKASWESTVNFINKEATKRTKIISDNAQWFEDHSPVDKRFKKEKVKGVSAKVITIAMLGGDCYPATPIGINLPNADWIRRDHGSKSVTIENITEAYDKASQGNGFSEEFVWSDVEREALKKYGFITDNLHTDLHECLGHGSGKLLPDTESGALKAYDSTLEEARADLFGLYYLGDPKLVELGLVPDAEAYKAEYYKYIMNGLMTQLVRIEAGKNVEEAHMRNRQLIAQWAYENGKADNVIEYKKRDGKTYVIVNDYEKLRNLFGTLLAEVQRIKSEGDFASGKKLVEDYGVKVDQTLHDEVLARYAKLNLAPYKGFVNPVMKEVKNDNGEVTDIVLDYTEGYTDQMLRYSNDYSFLPSYND, from the coding sequence ATGAGAAATACAATAGTATCGCTTATGACAGCAATGGCATTGACTGCTTGTGCTGGTCCGAAAGAAAATAAAGGACAGGCACCGCAGGAGGATTTTAATTATGTGGTAGACCAGTTCGCCGACCTGCAGATTCTTCGTTATCAGGTTCCCGGATTCGAGTCTCTTTCACTGAAACAAAAACAGTTATTATATCATTTGTCGCAGGCTGCGCTGATGGGGCGTGATATATTCTTTGATCAGAATTGTCGCTATAACCTGCCGATCCGTCGCACACTGGAGACGATTTACACAACGTATAAAGGAAACCGGGAAGATGCGCAGTTCAAGGCGCTGGAGACTTACCTGAAACGGGTGTGGTTTTCAAGCGGCATCCATCATCATTATGCAGAGGATAAGTTTGTTCCCGGATTTACACCTGAGTTTTTCAAGAGTTGTCTGGAACAGGTAGACGTGGCTAATCTTCCTTTACGTGAAGGGCAGACACTGGAGCAGTTTGTCGCTGAGATATCTCCGGTGATCTTTGATCCGTCCGTATTGGCGAAGCGTACCGTGCAGAGCGGTGATCAGGATCTGATTCTGGCATCCGCCAATAATTACTATGGCGGAGGTGTTACCGAGAAAGAGGTGGAAGACTTTTATACTGCCATGAAAGCGGGAAAAGATACTATCACCCCGATTTCTTACGGTCTGAACAGCCGTTTGGTGAAAGAGAACGGAAAGATCGTTGAGAAGGTGTGGAAAGTCGGCGGCCTTTATTCGGCAGCCATCGAACAGATAGTCGGCGAGTTGCAGAAAGCTGTGCCTTTTGCCGAGAACGATGCACAGAAAGCAATCATCGAAAAACTGATCGAATACTATCAGACAGGCGATCTGAAGACGTTTGATGCTTATTCCATCCTTTGGGTAGAAGATACGACATCCGATGTGGACTTTGTAAACGGCTTTATCGAAACTTACGGCGATCCGCTGGGAATGAAGGCCAGCTGGGAATCAACCGTGAACTTTATCAACAAGGAAGCGACAAAGCGTACAAAGATTATCAGCGACAACGCACAATGGTTTGAAGACCATTCCCCAGTAGACAAACGTTTCAAAAAAGAAAAGGTGAAGGGTGTAAGCGCCAAGGTGATTACCATCGCTATGCTGGGAGGCGATTGCTATCCGGCAACTCCGATCGGCATCAATCTGCCGAATGCAGACTGGATACGCCGCGACCACGGTTCGAAATCAGTTACTATCGAGAATATAACGGAAGCCTACGATAAGGCTTCGCAAGGCAATGGTTTTAGCGAAGAGTTCGTTTGGAGTGACGTTGAACGTGAGGCGTTGAAGAAATACGGATTTATCACGGATAATTTACATACGGATTTGCACGAATGTCTGGGACATGGTTCCGGTAAACTGTTGCCGGATACGGAATCCGGAGCCTTGAAAGCGTACGATTCTACGCTTGAAGAAGCTCGTGCCGACTTGTTCGGATTGTATTATCTGGGTGATCCGAAATTAGTGGAATTAGGTTTGGTGCCGGATGCAGAAGCATATAAGGCAGAGTATTATAAGTATATTATGAATGGCCTGATGACACAACTTGTCCGTATCGAAGCCGGTAAGAATGTGGAAGAAGCCCACATGCGTAACCGTCAGTTGATTGCTCAATGGGCCTACGAGAACGGTAAAGCCGATAACGTGATCGAATATAAGAAACGTGACGGCAAAACATACGTAATTGTAAACGATTACGAAAAACTCCGTAATCTCTTCGGTACGTTACTGGCTGAAGTACAGCGAATCAAGAGCGAAGGCGATTTTGCATCCGGAAAGAAACTGGTGGAAGATTATGGCGTAAAAGTAGACCAGACATTACACGACGAAGTGCTTGCCCGTTATGCTAAACTGAACCTGGCTCCTTACAAAGGTTTTGTGAACCCGGTTATGAAAGAGGTGAAGAACGATAACGGAGAAGTGACCGATATCGTCCTCGATTATACCGAAGGTTACACGGACCAGATGCTTCGTTACAGTAACGATTATTCATTCCTCCCATCTTACAACGACTAA
- a CDS encoding winged helix-turn-helix domain-containing protein, with amino-acid sequence MFKELDPLLHSQLRLAVMSILLSVEEADFVYLKEKTQATAGNLSVQIDKLSEAGYIEVEKSFVGKKPRTTCRIAPPGRQAFENYVNALKGYIGE; translated from the coding sequence ATGTTTAAAGAACTAGATCCGCTACTCCACTCTCAATTACGGCTCGCCGTGATGTCTATACTTCTTTCTGTCGAGGAGGCAGATTTTGTCTACCTGAAAGAAAAGACACAGGCAACGGCCGGCAACCTGAGTGTGCAGATAGATAAACTGAGCGAAGCCGGCTATATAGAAGTTGAAAAAAGTTTTGTTGGAAAGAAACCCCGTACCACCTGCCGCATAGCACCTCCCGGCAGGCAGGCATTCGAAAACTATGTCAATGCCCTGAAAGGATATATCGGGGAATAA
- a CDS encoding adenylosuccinate synthase: MKVDVLLGLQWGDEGKGKVVDVLTPNYDVITRFQGGPNAGHTLEFNGEKYILRSIPSGIFQGGKVNVIGNGVVLDPLLFKQEAEALAASGHDLTKQLCISKKAHLILPTHRMLDAAYEAAKGSGKIGTTGKGIGPTYTDKISRNGLRVGDLLHNFDEKYAAAKARHEAILKSLNYSYDIKELEAQWFEALEYLKQFNLIDSEHVVNNYLKDGKSVLAEGAQGTMLDIDFGSYPFVTSSNTICAGCCTGLGVSPRNIGEVYGIFKAYCTRVGSGPFPTELFDETGDLLCTLGHEFGSVTGRKRRCGWIDLVALKYAVMINGVSQLIMMKSDVLDSFETIKACVAYKINGEEVTEFPFEIDDTIEPVYVELPGWKTDMTKMQSEDEFPEEFNAYLSFLEEELGVPVKIVSVGPDREQTIIRYTEE, translated from the coding sequence ATGAAAGTAGATGTTTTATTAGGATTGCAATGGGGTGACGAGGGCAAAGGTAAAGTTGTCGACGTGCTGACTCCGAATTACGATGTAATCACTCGTTTTCAGGGAGGTCCCAATGCAGGACACACATTGGAGTTTAACGGAGAAAAATATATCCTTCGTTCTATTCCGTCAGGTATTTTCCAGGGTGGAAAAGTGAATGTAATCGGTAATGGCGTCGTTCTCGACCCGTTATTGTTTAAGCAGGAAGCCGAAGCGCTTGCTGCCAGTGGTCACGACCTGACCAAACAACTTTGTATTTCCAAGAAGGCACACCTGATCCTGCCTACCCACCGTATGCTGGATGCTGCTTATGAAGCGGCTAAAGGTTCAGGTAAGATCGGTACGACCGGTAAAGGTATCGGCCCGACATATACAGACAAGATCAGCCGTAACGGTCTCCGCGTAGGTGACTTGCTGCATAACTTCGATGAAAAATATGCTGCTGCCAAAGCACGTCACGAAGCAATCCTGAAATCACTGAACTATTCTTATGATATCAAGGAACTGGAAGCTCAATGGTTTGAAGCATTGGAATATCTGAAACAATTCAACCTGATCGACAGCGAGCATGTGGTAAACAACTACCTGAAAGACGGTAAGTCTGTTTTGGCGGAAGGCGCACAGGGAACTATGCTGGATATCGACTTCGGTTCTTATCCGTTCGTTACTTCTTCGAATACGATCTGTGCCGGTTGTTGTACGGGTCTGGGCGTATCTCCGCGCAATATCGGTGAAGTATACGGTATCTTCAAGGCGTATTGTACACGTGTCGGTAGCGGTCCGTTCCCGACAGAGTTGTTCGATGAAACAGGCGATCTGCTTTGTACGTTAGGGCATGAGTTCGGTTCTGTAACAGGACGTAAACGTCGTTGCGGCTGGATCGACCTGGTAGCTTTGAAATATGCCGTTATGATCAACGGCGTAAGCCAGCTTATCATGATGAAGAGCGACGTACTCGATAGCTTCGAAACGATCAAGGCTTGTGTGGCTTACAAGATCAACGGCGAAGAAGTAACGGAATTTCCGTTCGAGATCGACGATACGATCGAACCGGTATACGTTGAACTGCCGGGTTGGAAGACTGACATGACAAAGATGCAGAGCGAAGATGAATTCCCTGAAGAATTCAACGCTTACCTTTCCTTCCTGGAAGAAGAGTTGGGTGTTCCCGTTAAAATCGTGTCAGTAGGACCTGACCGTGAACAGACAATTATCCGGTATACGGAAGAATAA
- a CDS encoding DUF2141 domain-containing protein yields MKRTILLIIMAMFFTGSMAWSRTITVKISNIRGDNGMILVMAQSGKESKPVYGMAKPEKGEATVTLENVEWEQFDLSVFHDENGNHKMDFTDDHKPAEGYVMKNCKTQKEEETVKLKLYYPSSE; encoded by the coding sequence ATGAAACGGACAATATTACTAATTATCATGGCAATGTTTTTTACCGGTAGCATGGCCTGGTCGCGGACCATTACAGTAAAAATCAGTAATATCCGGGGAGATAACGGCATGATCCTCGTCATGGCCCAGTCAGGAAAAGAAAGCAAACCTGTATACGGTATGGCCAAACCTGAAAAAGGAGAAGCCACCGTCACACTCGAAAACGTAGAATGGGAACAGTTCGACCTCTCAGTCTTCCACGATGAGAACGGCAATCATAAAATGGATTTCACAGACGACCATAAACCGGCCGAAGGATATGTCATGAAAAATTGCAAAACTCAAAAAGAAGAAGAGACAGTCAAGCTTAAATTATATTATCCTTCAAGCGAATAA
- a CDS encoding Fur family transcriptional regulator, whose amino-acid sequence MDEKKYIEMKQSFTEYLTEKKLRKTEERYAIFECICRFSGHFDMYSLQEKLEETNFHVSKATLYNTLDVLEDGGLIVRHQLNAQSVQYELRALAETHLHLICMKCGAIREMKDSMLKKDVNNLKISRFTPEFHALYIYGICSKCKFKLQQKNGK is encoded by the coding sequence ATGGATGAAAAGAAGTACATAGAGATGAAGCAGTCGTTTACGGAGTATCTGACTGAGAAAAAACTACGAAAGACGGAGGAAAGATATGCTATATTTGAATGCATATGTCGTTTCTCGGGTCATTTCGACATGTACTCACTCCAGGAAAAACTGGAAGAGACGAACTTCCATGTGAGCAAGGCAACGCTTTACAATACGCTGGACGTGCTGGAAGACGGTGGCCTGATCGTGCGGCATCAACTCAACGCCCAATCGGTTCAATACGAACTCCGGGCTTTGGCGGAAACGCATCTTCATCTGATCTGTATGAAGTGCGGGGCGATCCGGGAAATGAAAGACAGTATGCTGAAAAAGGATGTCAACAATCTGAAGATATCCCGTTTCACACCTGAGTTTCATGCGTTGTATATTTATGGGATATGCAGTAAATGCAAGTTCAAGCTTCAGCAGAAGAATGGTAAATAA
- the mnmA gene encoding tRNA 2-thiouridine(34) synthase MnmA codes for MEIAALVSGGVDSSVVVHQLKEAGYDPTIFYIRIGMEDKDGYIDCPAEEDIEITSYIARKYGCRMEVVSLHDEYWDKVVSYTIDSVKRGLTPNPDMMCNKFIKFGCFEEKWGKDFDKIATGHYATTTEIDGKVWLSTAKDPVKDQTDFLGQITRLQIQKLMFPIGHLMKSEVRAIAAEQKLPSAMRKDSQGICFLGKINYNDFIERYLGKRVGKIVELETGKVLGKHNGYWFHTIGQRKGLGLSGGPWFVIKKDIKRNIIYVSNGYDPETQYGKTINLHGFDFITEDPWGEFTDEKEITFKIRHTPDFTLGRIRRIGDLYRIESENKIQGIAPGQYGVVYDKDHHLCLGSGMIIDEEK; via the coding sequence ATGGAAATAGCAGCATTAGTATCAGGAGGTGTGGACAGCTCTGTAGTTGTCCATCAGTTGAAGGAGGCAGGATACGATCCTACCATCTTCTATATCCGTATCGGTATGGAAGATAAAGACGGATATATCGACTGCCCTGCCGAAGAAGACATAGAAATAACATCTTATATAGCACGCAAATACGGTTGCCGCATGGAAGTGGTATCCCTGCATGACGAATATTGGGACAAGGTGGTCAGCTACACGATCGACTCGGTGAAGCGCGGCCTCACTCCCAACCCGGACATGATGTGCAACAAATTTATCAAGTTCGGCTGCTTCGAAGAGAAATGGGGAAAAGACTTCGACAAGATCGCAACCGGCCATTACGCCACAACGACCGAGATAGACGGCAAAGTATGGCTTTCTACCGCTAAAGACCCGGTAAAGGACCAGACCGACTTCCTCGGACAAATCACCCGTCTGCAAATCCAGAAGCTGATGTTTCCGATCGGTCACCTCATGAAATCCGAAGTACGCGCCATCGCCGCCGAACAGAAGTTGCCCAGCGCCATGCGTAAGGACAGCCAGGGTATCTGTTTCCTCGGCAAGATCAACTATAATGACTTTATCGAACGTTACCTGGGAAAACGTGTCGGCAAGATCGTCGAATTGGAAACGGGTAAAGTCTTAGGCAAACACAACGGCTACTGGTTTCACACGATCGGACAGCGCAAAGGTCTCGGATTGAGCGGCGGCCCCTGGTTCGTTATCAAGAAAGATATCAAACGTAATATCATCTACGTCTCCAACGGCTACGACCCGGAAACACAATACGGCAAAACGATCAACCTGCATGGTTTCGACTTCATCACCGAAGACCCGTGGGGAGAGTTTACCGACGAGAAGGAAATCACCTTCAAAATCCGCCATACACCGGACTTTACCCTGGGACGTATCCGCCGTATCGGAGATTTATATCGCATCGAGTCCGAGAACAAAATACAGGGAATCGCCCCCGGCCAGTACGGTGTTGTCTACGACAAAGACCATCATCTCTGCCTGGGTAGCGGTATGATAATCGACGAAGAAAAATAA
- a CDS encoding 2TM domain-containing protein — translation MEATVNSNKKNNSFPAQLKMNILRYIVICSFLAVVNYVTSPYYWWVLWVIAGWGINLGLEIASHYMIKEEEEEK, via the coding sequence ATGGAAGCAACAGTAAACTCAAACAAGAAAAACAATTCATTTCCAGCACAGCTGAAGATGAATATCCTCCGCTATATCGTTATATGCAGCTTTTTGGCAGTAGTTAATTATGTCACAAGTCCATATTACTGGTGGGTTTTGTGGGTAATAGCCGGTTGGGGCATCAATCTGGGATTAGAGATCGCTAGTCATTATATGATTAAAGAAGAGGAGGAAGAAAAATGA
- a CDS encoding type II toxin-antitoxin system YafQ family toxin, with product MSIFEKVSKLLETTGNLPVEYRPHKLSGKYEGLWEYHIQSDWLLVWDQNDTELILLFTDTGSHADLF from the coding sequence ATTTCCATATTCGAAAAAGTATCCAAACTTCTTGAAACAACCGGAAACCTCCCTGTAGAATACCGCCCACACAAATTAAGTGGTAAATATGAAGGCCTGTGGGAATACCATATCCAATCGGACTGGTTGTTGGTCTGGGACCAAAACGATACGGAATTAATACTTTTATTCACAGATACCGGTTCTCATGCCGATCTATTTTAA
- a CDS encoding DNA alkylation repair protein — translation MLQEQLREIKIQLRMAMNGVTSTSMREKGINYKLNFGVPLPEIKQIAAMHEPGSELAAALWKEDIREFKILASMLQPADDFPFDQAKQWVKEIPYLEIAEQCSRNLFCKLTYVDNLLLGLIFNVEDEYARTVAYLIWAELFKEGKTVVAPVRAAFIVECMRTIAWSDFGATWKEKQAAVKAMKFYGRQSADHAKQMLSGFDEFPEFMDTPEGQEIYNDLKFEFEYYS, via the coding sequence ATGTTGCAGGAACAATTAAGAGAAATAAAAATCCAGCTCCGCATGGCAATGAATGGCGTTACATCCACCAGCATGCGCGAGAAGGGGATAAACTATAAACTGAACTTCGGTGTTCCTCTGCCCGAAATAAAGCAGATTGCTGCTATGCACGAACCCGGTTCGGAGCTGGCAGCGGCTCTGTGGAAAGAAGATATCCGTGAGTTCAAGATACTGGCATCCATGTTACAGCCTGCGGATGATTTTCCTTTCGATCAGGCAAAGCAATGGGTGAAAGAAATACCCTATCTGGAAATCGCAGAGCAATGCAGCCGTAATCTGTTTTGCAAGTTGACTTATGTCGATAACCTTCTTTTGGGATTAATCTTCAATGTGGAAGACGAGTATGCCCGTACGGTGGCTTATCTGATTTGGGCGGAACTGTTCAAGGAGGGGAAAACGGTGGTTGCACCTGTAAGAGCTGCATTTATTGTGGAATGTATGCGGACGATCGCCTGGTCCGACTTCGGCGCTACCTGGAAAGAGAAGCAGGCAGCTGTGAAAGCAATGAAATTTTACGGTCGCCAGTCTGCCGATCATGCCAAGCAAATGTTAAGTGGTTTCGATGAGTTTCCGGAGTTCATGGATACGCCGGAAGGACAGGAAATATATAATGATTTAAAATTTGAATTTGAATATTATAGCTAA
- a CDS encoding outer membrane beta-barrel family protein, translated as MKSTSFLLFIFAASFSGIAQKPAGMTVYSGHITDEPGKRIEYATIVLLKDDIQKAGVTTNDKGDFKLEVENGTYTVVTQCLGYDPVRKTIRLPLSHPDTISLKQSSYALKEVVVQAKNIERKADRFILSVSPSSGKDGTELLSQAPGVWLTDENISINGAQGTKVFVDNREIKLTGEELLSYLRSMKSEEIKRIEVIPIAGAEYEASSRGGIISITLRQRQYNGVQGNIMMGTVLSSSLNRYLPSATLNARMGKWTVNAAASGSFTPKNNSEMTSSREYTNDSDRFSSLSEFDTRSNYGTGRISSIFEIDTLNSIGAEIEYIGQVSKSSSYSETELTKQGFLLNSTGDYYQKDDYNTLSATVNYLHKLDNKGSVLKLITDYANKKSTGKNNYYTMQKEWNKDSTYRSNSDATYQIVTSDIALRKHLKKGISLNTGLKYTYTFMDDNACYEGLSENQQWNVNPGYGYALKYKENIFGAYVSFSADVNRWSFIAGVRGEYTRTSNKSDHIDRDYFDLFPNLNITYAFNNLKTWMLVGQYARNIERPAFYTLNPNRLQTSDYSYNIGNPYLKPTYINRFSATIVYNYRYTLTIGGSLHHDLIREFCKQDATDPDISYITYENHDIENHWFVAANIPLQPTPWLDLTANFVGVKQDIRMTEEAAFAHHYLAFANVNTSFQLPEDITLEAQYNGTSRLYSGNSEIASRHIFSLSARKKFAGNRFLLTASVNNIFNRYNNFVSHIDAYTTRSHYESGNLGRTFKVSLTWNFNNGKKIKKKTVERSSDSERNRLNEK; from the coding sequence ATGAAAAGTACCTCGTTCCTCCTGTTCATCTTCGCTGCCAGCTTTTCGGGCATAGCCCAAAAGCCGGCAGGAATGACGGTTTACTCCGGACATATAACGGATGAACCGGGAAAAAGGATTGAATATGCCACCATTGTTCTGCTGAAAGATGATATACAGAAAGCCGGAGTTACGACCAATGATAAAGGTGACTTCAAACTGGAAGTAGAAAACGGAACTTATACCGTCGTCACCCAATGTCTCGGATACGATCCGGTGCGGAAAACCATTCGGTTACCGCTCTCCCACCCCGATACCATTTCACTGAAACAATCCTCCTATGCATTGAAAGAGGTCGTGGTACAAGCTAAAAACATTGAACGAAAAGCCGATCGCTTCATATTATCCGTTTCCCCTTCCAGCGGCAAAGACGGAACCGAGTTACTCTCACAGGCTCCCGGCGTATGGCTGACGGACGAAAACATATCCATAAATGGTGCGCAGGGTACAAAAGTATTTGTCGACAACCGAGAGATTAAACTCACCGGCGAAGAACTTCTCTCCTACTTACGTTCCATGAAATCAGAAGAGATCAAACGGATAGAAGTCATTCCCATTGCCGGGGCAGAATATGAAGCCAGTTCCCGTGGCGGGATCATTTCGATCACACTCCGGCAACGACAGTACAACGGCGTGCAGGGAAATATAATGATGGGGACGGTTTTATCATCTTCCCTAAACCGTTATCTGCCTTCCGCGACATTAAACGCCCGTATGGGGAAATGGACGGTAAATGCAGCAGCATCAGGTTCTTTCACACCTAAGAACAATAGCGAAATGACTTCCTCCAGAGAATACACGAACGACAGCGACCGTTTTTCGAGTCTTTCCGAATTCGATACCCGTTCGAACTACGGAACCGGACGTATCAGCTCCATTTTTGAAATCGACACACTTAACAGTATAGGTGCAGAAATAGAATATATCGGACAAGTTTCCAAAAGTAGTTCTTACAGCGAAACGGAATTAACGAAACAAGGTTTTCTATTGAACAGTACAGGAGATTATTATCAGAAAGACGACTATAATACATTATCCGCCACGGTAAACTACCTGCATAAGCTCGACAATAAAGGTTCCGTCCTTAAACTGATCACGGATTACGCCAATAAAAAGTCAACCGGAAAGAACAACTACTACACCATGCAGAAAGAATGGAATAAAGACAGTACATACAGGAGCAATTCGGATGCAACCTACCAGATCGTCACATCGGACATCGCGCTCAGGAAGCATCTTAAAAAGGGAATATCACTGAACACCGGCCTGAAGTACACCTATACATTCATGGACGATAACGCATGCTACGAAGGCTTGTCGGAAAACCAACAATGGAACGTAAACCCGGGATACGGATACGCACTCAAATATAAAGAGAACATCTTCGGAGCATACGTTTCCTTTTCTGCCGATGTCAACCGTTGGTCGTTCATCGCAGGAGTAAGGGGAGAATATACCCGGACTTCCAATAAAAGCGACCACATCGACCGGGATTATTTCGATCTTTTCCCGAACCTGAATATCACATACGCTTTCAACAACCTGAAAACATGGATGCTTGTCGGACAATATGCCCGCAATATCGAACGCCCGGCATTCTATACGCTCAATCCGAACCGCCTTCAGACTTCCGATTACAGCTATAACATCGGCAATCCGTATCTGAAACCAACGTATATCAACCGTTTCAGCGCCACCATAGTCTACAATTACCGTTATACACTGACTATCGGCGGTAGCCTGCACCACGACTTGATCCGCGAATTCTGTAAACAAGATGCAACCGATCCGGACATATCCTACATCACCTATGAAAACCACGACATCGAAAACCATTGGTTCGTCGCAGCCAACATACCGCTGCAACCGACCCCGTGGCTCGATCTGACGGCTAATTTCGTAGGTGTAAAGCAAGATATCCGCATGACGGAAGAAGCCGCTTTCGCACATCATTATCTGGCCTTTGCCAACGTGAACACATCTTTCCAATTACCGGAAGACATCACGCTGGAAGCTCAGTACAACGGAACAAGCCGCCTATATTCCGGGAACAGTGAAATCGCCTCCCGCCATATATTCAGCCTGTCTGCACGAAAAAAATTCGCCGGTAACCGTTTCCTGTTAACGGCATCGGTCAATAACATCTTCAACCGCTACAATAATTTCGTGAGTCATATCGATGCATATACGACACGGAGCCATTACGAAAGCGGCAACCTGGGACGTACATTCAAAGTTTCCCTGACCTGGAACTTCAACAACGGCAAGAAGATCAAAAAGAAGACGGTGGAACGGAGTTCCGACTCGGAAAGAAACCGGTTAAACGAAAAATAA